In Marinibacterium anthonyi, the DNA window GTGGCATTGGACCGCTTCTCGCCCCGGAAATCGACTTCGGCATTGCGGCTCTTGCGGTGGGGGCGGGACATCGGCTTCTCAGATGCGGTCGGTTCGGTGTGATCTTCGGTGGCAGCATCGGGTTCTGGCGGGCCGCCCGGATCGTCGTCGGGCGGTGTGTCGGAGGCCTTGGGCTGGAAGCTCTTCATCGAGGCCCAGGCCTTCACCAAGGTGCCATCGACCGAGAAGTGGTCGTCCGACAAGAGCGGCGCGACCTCGCGGTGCGCCAGGATCGCAGCCATCAGCTTGCGCGACATCTCTGTGGTCAGCAGCCGGTCGCGGTTCTTGGTGAACACCGTAGGCACCCAGACCGGATCGTCGATCCCAAGGCCGACGAACCAGCGGAACAAGAGGTTATACTGCATCTGTTCCATCAACTGCCGCTCGGAGCGGATCGAGAACAGGATCTGGATCAGGCTGGCCCGGATCAACCGTTCCGGCGCGATCGAGGGGCGGCCAAAATCGACATAGAGATGATCAAAATCCTCATCGAGGCTGGCCAGCGCATCGTTCACGACCTGCCGGCTCTTCCGCAGCGGATGCCGCGCGGGGATGCGCTCTTCAAGATCGACATAGCTGAACAGCGACCCGCACTTCTCGTCCGTTCCCCGCATCATCACCTCCGACGCCGTCCTGCCGGAGGTGAATCATGTTCTGCAATCCACGTCGAGGACGGACTAATTCAGCAGGCTGTTAGGGCGCTGGTAACCGCTGGATTGTCCCGCTCCGACCCAAATCCAAAATGCTGGACATTCCGGGGCGGCAGTCTCTGAGCGTCGTCAGCCAAATCGCTCAGTCTCAGGCAGAAAGCGCCCGAGCTTCCGCGAACGACAAAAGTCTATGGCGTTGCTCGTCCCAGAGGTGGAGGCGCGCGCAGCGGAAGCTCTCCCGAAGTGTTATGCGCTTGGTCTGCGCCAGGACATCGTGATCCCGGATAACCTCGTCCAGACGGTAGAAGGGAATGCGGCTGGCCAGATGATGCACATGGTGAACGCCGATGTTTGCGCTGATCCAGCGCAGGATACCGGGCAGCGCATAGTGTGAACTTCCGTGCAGGGCCGCGTCCTGAATGTTCCAGTCCCCGTCGTGCTGCCAGCTTGTATCTTCGAACTGATGCTGCACGTAAAAGAACCACATGCCGGTGACCGCTGCCAGAAACATCGTCGGGAGGAACACGAACAGCAGAACATCCCAGCCGCCCAGCCAGATGATCGTCATCAGTGAAAGGCCAATGGCGAGGTTTGTGCCCATCGCGCTCAGCCAGTACCGCCAGCCGGATCGCATCAGGTGCACGGGCAGGCGGTTTTGCAGGAAGAATGTATAGAACGGCACCACGCCGAACAGGAACAACGGATTGCGGATCAGCCGATAGCCTGCCCGGCCAACTCGGCTCATGTCCTGATATTCGCTGACCGTCAGGATCGGCATGTCTCCGACGCCCCGATGGTCCAGATTTCCGGTCGTGGCGTGGTGGAGCGCGTGCGTCTTGCGCCAGACATCGTAGGGAGTCAGAGTGAGAACGCCGATCACCCGCCCGATCCAGTCGCAGAGGCGCCGGCTGCGGAACAGCGACCCGTGGCCGCAATCATGCTGGAACATGAACAGACGGACGAGAAAGGCCGCATTCGCTAGCGCCAGAATGATTGCCAACGCGGTGCTGATCGACAGCGCCCACCAGGCGACAGCCCAGAGCGCCACGAATGGCGCGAGTGTAATTGTGAGTTCGAAAACGCTACGCGACGGGATAGGTTGTCGATACGCCGCCAGAGTTCGTGTCCAGTCCGATGGGGTGAACTGCGACTGCTTCGATGCGCGGTCGGTCTCGGCGGAAGAATGGCCAGCACTTTTCACCGCGTCCGCGTGTGATCCGGCATCCTGTAGGTCGGGTCCGGAGTTGCCATGTTCGCCTCTTTTGTTCGCCGTAGCGTCCTGTCGGCCACGCCGTTGAGGCTGCTTGTTGTCTGAGCGGGACGAAAACGTCATGGGTGATGCAGATCCTCTACGATTGAATGTATCATGCTGGTGGTCGGTACACTGAATTGCCCTGAGTGATGATCTGATTGATCAGGGCTGCCGCGGCCCGGTGGATTTCCGCGTCAGGCTCAGTGTCGATGGTGTTCTCGTGGATGGCCGCGGCGTCGCGGAGAACTCCGACGATCTCGTTCTCCGGCAGCAATCCGCAATCGTTCATGGCCAGTAGAAGCGACTCGCAGATCGACAGGGCGGCCAGTCCTGCAGCGTCGTTCGACGTAGGCATCCAGTGTGTTCCTTTCATCGCGTCACAATCTGACGGTGAAGCGTGCCTGATGTGTTCCCCCTTCTTGCATGAAATGCTCTATGCTGGACTGATCAAGAGCAGTCCCTGAGCTCATCTCGAAATATCCCCCGCAACCGAAAGGAAAGGGTCATGACACCGGCCGCGGCAAGCCCGCTCACCCGAAAGCTCTCGGCATTTGTCGCTTTGTCAGAGGCCGAACTTGCGGTGCTGGCGCGTCTGCACGGGCGTCGGCGGTCTTTTGTCGCCGGGCGAGACATGGCCCATCAGGGACAATCGGATCAGGCCGCCTACATCCTGTCCGCGGGCTGGGTCTGCTCCTACAAGATCCAGCCGGACGGAACGCGGCAGATCGTTGATTTTCAGGTGCCGGGCGATTTTCTGGGATTGCGAAGCGTGCTTTTGCGTACCTCGGACCACAGTTTCGAGCCAATCGTGGACGTAGAGGCTGCAGAAGTCTTGACGGGCGATCTGCTCGAGGCGTTCGCGCAGACACCGCGGCTCGCAACCGCCATCCTTTGGGCGGCGTCCAGGGATGAGGCGATGGTGGTTGAACATCTCGTCGGGATTGGGCGGCGGGACGCGGGGGCACGGATGGCGCATTTCCTGCTGGAGTTGGGATCGCGGCTGGCTCTGGTGGGCATGGGGAGCAAGGAGGGGTACGACTGCCCGCTCACGCAATATCACCTTGCCGACGCACTTGGATTGAGCGCGGTCCATGTGAACCGTGTATTGCGGCAATTGCGTGAACGCGGTCTGGTGACTTTCCGCGATGGTCACGTGACATTTCACGACTACAGCGGGTTGGCGGAGCTTGCCGGGTTCGATCCGGCGTATCTGGATCAGACCGGGCCGCTTTTGAAATGACCGAGTCGCCCTCAGTCTTCAGCAAGCGTCTCAGGAGGTCGCGACAGACGCCGTAATGCGACGCAAGCGCGTGTTTGGCGGCGCCGAGTTCCAGGTTCATCTCGGCTTCCTGCCCTGCTGTCTAGGAATCCAGGAGCAGGCCATGCAGCGGCTGTCTTAGAAGGGAAAGAACACCGGAATTGTCAGAACTGCGGCGGCTCCCACGATGATGTTCATTGGCAGGCCGATCTTAATGAAGTCCGTGAACTTGTAGTTGCCCGCACCATAGACCAGTGTGTTGGTCTGATAGCCGATCGGGGTCGCGAAGCTTGCGCTCGCTCCGAACATGACTGCGACAACGAAGGGGCGCGGATCAACCCCGATCTGGACCGCCAGTCCGATCGCTAGAGGGGTCACGACGACCGCGACCGCACTGTTGGTGACCGCCTCCGTCAAGGTCGAAGCAAGCAGATAGACCGCGGCCAGGGCGATGATCGGGGGCATGTCCGCAAGCAGAGGCGCAACGGCACCGACGATCAGGGCAATCGCGCCCGAGTGCTGCAGCCCCGCACCCACCACCAG includes these proteins:
- the des_2 gene encoding Fatty acid desaturase, with product MTFSSRSDNKQPQRRGRQDATANKRGEHGNSGPDLQDAGSHADAVKSAGHSSAETDRASKQSQFTPSDWTRTLAAYRQPIPSRSVFELTITLAPFVALWAVAWWALSISTALAIILALANAAFLVRLFMFQHDCGHGSLFRSRRLCDWIGRVIGVLTLTPYDVWRKTHALHHATTGNLDHRGVGDMPILTVSEYQDMSRVGRAGYRLIRNPLFLFGVVPFYTFFLQNRLPVHLMRSGWRYWLSAMGTNLAIGLSLMTIIWLGGWDVLLFVFLPTMFLAAVTGMWFFYVQHQFEDTSWQHDGDWNIQDAALHGSSHYALPGILRWISANIGVHHVHHLASRIPFYRLDEVIRDHDVLAQTKRITLRESFRCARLHLWDEQRHRLLSFAEARALSA
- a CDS encoding Transposase DDE domain protein, producing MRGTDEKCGSLFSYVDLEERIPARHPLRKSRQVVNDALASLDEDFDHLYVDFGRPSIAPERLIRASLIQILFSIRSERQLMEQMQYNLLFRWFVGLGIDDPVWVPTVFTKNRDRLLTTEMSRKLMAAILAHREVAPLLSDDHFSVDGTLVKAWASMKSFQPKASDTPPDDDPGGPPEPDAATEDHTEPTASEKPMSRPHRKSRNAEVDFRGEKRSNATHASTSDPDARLYKKSPGTGAMLCFMGHALMENCSGLIVQGDLTRADGHAERRAALDMIHRHSPGSTRQLTLGADKGFDAAEFVADLRQACVTPHVAQKSRYSAIDARTTRHEGYALSIKHRKRIEEAFGWAKTVGGMAQTVYRGVERVRSRFILTMAANNLARLPRLLGA
- the fixK_3 gene encoding Nitrogen fixation regulation protein FixK is translated as MTPAAASPLTRKLSAFVALSEAELAVLARLHGRRRSFVAGRDMAHQGQSDQAAYILSAGWVCSYKIQPDGTRQIVDFQVPGDFLGLRSVLLRTSDHSFEPIVDVEAAEVLTGDLLEAFAQTPRLATAILWAASRDEAMVVEHLVGIGRRDAGARMAHFLLELGSRLALVGMGSKEGYDCPLTQYHLADALGLSAVHVNRVLRQLRERGLVTFRDGHVTFHDYSGLAELAGFDPAYLDQTGPLLK